A genomic stretch from Empedobacter stercoris includes:
- a CDS encoding MarR family winged helix-turn-helix transcriptional regulator → MNFKLIKDVVDLIEEFEKENKFISNASIDDFKKWIILNNHLESSCDVPHWIGKEKMRSAESVISTLLVHMNRYAKSYSKSAIIGSDFSSQEDFIYLINLKAFGEMSKMDLIKKNVHEKPVGMQIINRLIAKGWVDQASSELDKRSKVIKISPVGLEILEEQMEKIRLATQIVAGNLTYAEKIELINLLNKLEAFHQDIYQKNFDTEDLLDEAYKYIN, encoded by the coding sequence ATGAATTTCAAATTAATCAAAGATGTAGTTGATTTAATAGAAGAATTTGAAAAAGAAAATAAGTTTATTTCTAATGCTTCTATTGATGATTTTAAAAAGTGGATTATTTTAAATAATCATCTAGAAAGTTCTTGTGATGTACCTCATTGGATTGGAAAAGAAAAAATGAGATCGGCTGAAAGTGTTATAAGTACATTACTTGTTCATATGAATAGATATGCAAAAAGTTATTCAAAGTCTGCTATTATAGGATCAGATTTTTCTTCTCAAGAAGATTTTATTTACTTAATTAATTTAAAGGCATTTGGAGAAATGTCTAAGATGGATTTGATTAAGAAAAATGTACATGAAAAACCTGTAGGGATGCAAATTATAAATCGTTTAATTGCTAAGGGTTGGGTTGATCAAGCTTCTTCTGAGCTTGATAAAAGAAGCAAAGTTATTAAGATTAGTCCCGTAGGTTTAGAAATTTTAGAAGAACAAATGGAAAAAATTAGACTAGCAACACAAATTGTAGCAGGTAATTTAACTTATGCTGAAAAAATAGAATTAATAAATCTACTCAACAAACTTGAAGCTTTTCATCAAGATATTTATCAAAAGAATTTTGATACAGAAGATTTATTAGATGAGGCTTACAAATATATTAATTAA